A DNA window from Xanthomonas campestris pv. campestris str. ATCC 33913 contains the following coding sequences:
- the rsgA gene encoding ribosome small subunit-dependent GTPase A codes for MSDTSPNYHTLQSIGWPWPGPPEDPAWQAIFAAHPQALPARVVEQHRTGYVVADTPEASLKAESLPEWQRPRFPSHERAAVGDWVLMEGKRIVALLPRRTSIKRGAAGEHYHQQVIAANIDTVFIVCGLDADFNPRRIERYLLLVGGGGAEPVVVLTKADQTEYAEDALAVLEELEAQNIALRAVNAKDPESVAALRPWLGDGRTAVLVGSSGAGKSTLTNTLLGTQKMKTNAVRENDSRGRHTTTHRALIPLPSGACLIDTPGMRELKPTGEEDLAEGGFSDVEALAAQCRFNDCAHIAEPGCAVRAAIEADQLDPERVANYMKLRVEVASAAEKLATRVAQNNRGKGSGKRPASVDRPGRR; via the coding sequence ATGAGCGACACATCCCCCAACTACCACACCCTCCAATCCATTGGCTGGCCCTGGCCTGGCCCTCCCGAGGACCCGGCTTGGCAGGCGATCTTTGCGGCGCATCCGCAGGCGTTGCCAGCGCGGGTGGTGGAGCAGCACCGCACCGGGTATGTGGTGGCCGATACGCCGGAGGCCAGCCTGAAAGCCGAGTCGTTGCCGGAATGGCAGCGGCCGCGGTTTCCCAGCCATGAGCGGGCGGCGGTGGGCGATTGGGTGTTGATGGAGGGCAAGCGCATCGTGGCCTTGCTGCCGCGGCGCACCTCGATCAAGCGCGGCGCGGCTGGCGAGCATTACCACCAGCAGGTGATCGCGGCCAATATCGATACGGTGTTCATCGTGTGCGGGCTGGATGCGGACTTCAATCCGCGCCGCATCGAGCGCTATCTGCTGCTGGTTGGCGGTGGCGGTGCCGAGCCGGTGGTGGTGCTGACCAAGGCCGATCAGACCGAATACGCCGAGGATGCGTTAGCGGTGCTGGAGGAGTTGGAAGCGCAGAACATCGCGTTGCGTGCAGTCAATGCCAAGGATCCCGAGAGTGTGGCGGCGCTGCGGCCGTGGCTGGGCGATGGCCGCACCGCGGTGCTGGTGGGCTCGTCCGGCGCGGGCAAGTCGACGTTGACCAACACCTTGCTCGGCACGCAGAAGATGAAGACCAACGCGGTGCGCGAGAACGATTCGCGCGGCCGCCACACCACCACGCATCGGGCGTTGATTCCGCTGCCGTCGGGTGCGTGTCTGATCGATACGCCCGGCATGCGCGAGCTCAAGCCCACCGGTGAGGAGGATCTGGCCGAAGGCGGCTTTTCCGATGTGGAAGCGTTGGCCGCGCAATGCCGTTTCAACGATTGCGCGCATATCGCCGAACCCGGTTGCGCGGTGCGTGCGGCGATCGAGGCCGATCAGCTGGACCCGGAGCGCGTGGCCAACTACATGAAGCTGCGCGTGGAAGTGGCCAGCGCGGCCGAAAAACTCGCCACCCGTGTTGCGCAGAACAATCGCGGCAAGGGCTCGGGCAAGCGGCCTGCCAGCGTCGATCGTCCCGGACGGCGCTGA
- a CDS encoding pyridoxal phosphate-dependent aminotransferase, translating into MSTAPQKPLAIRERLSEVRYEIRGELARRARELEAQGRKLIKLNIGNPGAFGFRAPEHLQRAIADDMGRTDPYTHQQGLPEAREAIAAAYARRQHPDAHPDRIFIGNGVSELIDLSLRALLNPGDEVLVPSPDYPLWSAATILNDGRPVYYRCAPENGFQPDPVEIETLVSSRTRAIVLINPNNPSGASYSRELLERIVAIAVKHNLLLMVDEIYDQVLYDGAAFVPVAPLAGEHPCITFSGLSKVHRACGWRVGWALLSGEQSRINDLRNAMDLLGALRLCANVPGQYAIDAAVNGPDTISALCAPGGRLYETRRAVIEACAASSHLSLVAPAGALYAFPAVVGPAARAFDDHTFALDLMNDEGVLVVPGSSFNVPYRHHFRVTLMPEAAVMRDVFARIDRALTRRAEAVTKVVPLKSRSVA; encoded by the coding sequence ATGTCCACCGCCCCGCAAAAGCCGCTCGCCATCCGCGAGCGCCTGTCCGAAGTCCGCTACGAGATCCGGGGCGAACTGGCGCGGCGAGCGCGGGAGTTGGAGGCGCAGGGCCGCAAGCTGATCAAGCTCAACATCGGCAACCCCGGTGCATTCGGGTTCCGTGCGCCGGAGCATCTGCAGCGTGCGATTGCCGACGACATGGGCCGCACCGATCCCTATACGCATCAGCAGGGCCTGCCGGAAGCACGCGAGGCGATCGCGGCCGCGTATGCGCGCCGCCAGCATCCGGATGCACATCCGGACCGGATCTTTATCGGCAACGGCGTCAGCGAACTGATCGACCTGTCACTGCGCGCCCTGCTGAACCCCGGCGACGAAGTGCTGGTGCCCTCGCCCGATTACCCGCTGTGGTCGGCGGCCACCATCCTCAACGACGGCCGCCCGGTGTATTACCGCTGCGCGCCGGAGAATGGCTTCCAGCCGGACCCGGTGGAAATCGAGACACTGGTGTCGTCGCGCACGCGCGCCATCGTGCTGATCAATCCGAACAACCCCAGCGGCGCCAGTTATTCGCGCGAGTTGCTGGAGCGCATCGTCGCCATCGCGGTCAAGCACAACCTGCTGTTGATGGTGGACGAGATCTACGACCAGGTGCTGTATGACGGTGCGGCGTTTGTGCCGGTGGCACCGCTGGCTGGCGAGCACCCGTGCATCACCTTCAGCGGGCTGAGCAAGGTGCACCGCGCCTGCGGCTGGCGGGTGGGTTGGGCGCTGTTGTCCGGTGAGCAATCGCGCATCAACGATCTGCGCAACGCCATGGACCTGCTCGGCGCGCTGCGCCTGTGCGCGAATGTGCCGGGCCAGTATGCAATCGACGCGGCAGTCAACGGGCCGGACACCATCTCGGCGCTGTGCGCGCCGGGTGGACGCCTGTACGAGACCCGCCGCGCGGTGATCGAAGCATGCGCGGCCAGCTCACATCTGTCGTTGGTTGCACCGGCCGGCGCGCTGTATGCGTTCCCGGCAGTGGTGGGGCCGGCGGCGCGTGCTTTCGACGACCACACCTTCGCGCTGGATCTGATGAACGACGAAGGCGTGCTGGTGGTGCCGGGCTCCAGCTTCAACGTGCCGTATCGCCACCATTTCCGCGTGACGCTGATGCCCGAAGCTGCGGTGATGCGCGATGTGTTTGCGCGCATCGATCGCGCCCTGACGCGACGTGCAGAGGCGGTGACCAAGGTCGTGCCGCTCAAGTCGCGCAGCGTGGCGTGA
- a CDS encoding SGNH/GDSL hydrolase family protein, whose product MAAVGLPRRYLALGDSYTIGEGVAAEQRWPEQLAEGLRAYGWPVAAPQLIATTGWTTDELQAGIDAAAPQGPFDLVSLLIGVNNQYRERTLDAYRAEFDDLLLRAIGFADARPERVVVLSIPDWGLTPFARAQGRDAALIAAQIDAFNTVAAERCAARAVRFIDITATSRDGGDAPDMLVDDGLHPSGAMYARWTALALPAARDALS is encoded by the coding sequence ATGGCGGCGGTCGGCCTGCCGCGGCGCTATCTGGCGCTGGGCGACTCCTACACCATCGGCGAGGGCGTCGCCGCCGAGCAGCGCTGGCCGGAGCAACTGGCCGAAGGCCTGCGGGCCTATGGCTGGCCGGTGGCAGCGCCGCAACTGATCGCCACCACCGGCTGGACCACCGACGAGTTGCAGGCCGGGATCGACGCGGCCGCGCCGCAGGGCCCGTTCGATCTGGTGAGCCTGTTGATCGGGGTCAACAATCAGTACCGCGAGCGCACGCTGGACGCCTACCGCGCCGAGTTCGACGATTTATTGCTGCGCGCGATTGGCTTTGCCGATGCGCGTCCCGAACGCGTGGTGGTGCTGTCGATTCCCGATTGGGGGCTGACCCCATTCGCGCGCGCACAAGGACGCGATGCGGCCCTGATCGCCGCACAGATCGATGCATTCAACACGGTGGCCGCCGAACGCTGCGCGGCACGCGCGGTGCGCTTCATCGACATCACCGCCACCAGCCGCGACGGCGGCGATGCACCGGACATGCTCGTCGATGATGGCCTGCATCCGTCCGGTGCGATGTATGCGCGCTGGACTGCGCTGGCGCTGCCCGCCGCGCGCGACGCACTCAGCTAG